In Thermoanaerobaculia bacterium, the genomic stretch CCCACCGCGTCCCAGACGACGATGCGGTCCGGGGCCACGATCGCGAACCTCCGCGCGTCGGAAGAGAACACGAGGATCGGGTCCGCCCGCAGGTCCTTCGTTTCCCAGGCGACGGCGCGATGGCGGCCGCCGGCGAGCGACACCGTGTGCGGCGTGACGCTCGACTCCGGGAAGCCCGGATCGGAGGAGGTCCACGCCGCGGCGGCGCCGTTGGCCGAGATCACCGGCAGCCGCTGCCGCGCGAATCCGAGGCGGAGGTACTCGCCGGTCTTGATGTCGACGAGGAACGCGGGCTCGTGTCCGCGCGCGCGCCCGAAGATGCCGATCCAGTCTCCCCGCGGGGAGGGCACGATCCAATCGACGCTCCGGAGATCGGCGGGGGAGGGCCGGAGGACCCATGCGGCGAACAGGAGGAATCCGGCCGCCGAGACGGCGATCGCCGCGGCGAAGACGCGCGCCTGCGCCCGGTCGGCGCGCCGGGCGTCGATGCCTCCCTCTTTCATCGCCCGGTAGCATCCCACGCCCAGAGCCGCCGCGAGAACGGCCGCCACGACGGTGAGTCCCGCGGCCGCCGGTGAGTCCGCCCGCGCGAGGAGAAGGCGGCGGACGGCGCCGGAGACGAGAAACGCCCCGCCGAGCGCGACGAGGGCATCCGCGAAAAGCCTCGGGGAACGCGCGAGCGCCGCGATGCCCGCGGCCTGCGCGACCAGGAAGAGGATCGCGAGCGCGGCCGCCGCTCCGAGGCCCAGGCCGGCGGGACCGATGTGGGAGGGAAGGATCGCGTCGAGCACCGGCGTCGGCGGCCGGTTCCACCCGCGGAAGGAGCCGCCGGCGAGCGCCGCAGGAACAAGGGCGATCGCGGTCGCGCCGAAGACCATGAGCAAGCCGCCGGCGAGCTTCCCCGCCCAGAGCTCGAAGGAGGTCAGCGGCCTGACGAGATAGAAAGAGGCGCGGCGGGACGCGATGTCGCCGGCCGTGCTCCAGAAACCGAGGGTCACCGCGAGCGCCCCTCCGGCGAGGCCGGCGAGGAGGATCGCCGCGGTGCCCCGGACGTCCGACGGTGTTCCCCCGGGCCGCAGGCGCGCCAGGGCGAGCGGGAACCCGCCGATCAACAGGGCGGCGGGAAAGACGAGCCACTTTTCCGAGAGCTCGGCGCGGGCGATCGTGGCGATCCGGTTCATGGCGCTGCCCTTCCTTCGCCGCGCGGGCCGGCGATCGCGAGGAAGATTTCCTCGAGCGGGAGCGAGTCGGCCGACGCCCCTCGCACCCCCTCCTGGACTCGGAAGCGCTCGAAGCGCTCTTCGTCGAAGTTCGTCACGACCGCTTCGACTCCCCAGCCGCGAACGCGCACTCTCGCCGCGTCGAAGAGGTCGAGCTCGGTCCCGTATTCCGCGCGCGATTCGGTGACGTCGTTCGCGTACGTGATGCGCCGGAAACGCGCCTTGAGCGTTTCGAGGTCCTCGTCCAGCACGAGGCGTCCGCCGGCGAGGATGCCGACGTGCGTCGCGATCCCCTCGATTCCCGCCAGATCGTGGGTCGTCAGGAATACGGTCGTGCCCCGGTCGGCGAGCTCGCCCACCAGCTCCTCGTAGAGCTCGCGGCGGGCGACGAGGTCGAGCCCGAGGGTCGGGTCGTCGAGGACGAGGAGATCGGGCGATGCGCCCAGAGCGAGCGCGAAGAGGACCGATCCCTTTTCGCCCTTCGACATCCGACCGAACGGGACCCGCCGGGGGACTCCGAGGCGCTCCAGCCGATTCGAAACGCCCGCCGGGTCCCAGGCGGGATAGAGACGGGAACAGAAATGGACGAGCGCGTCGGCCGTCATCTCCGCCGGGGCGTCGGGCTCCTCCGGGACGACGCCGATGCGCGCCATCGCTCGCGCACGCCCGGCAACCGCCTCGGCCCCGAACAGCCGGACTTCGCCGGCGTCGGCCGGGCGCAGGCCGAGCGCGCAGCGGACGAGGGACGTCTTGCCGGCGCCGTTTCGGCCGAGCAGG encodes the following:
- a CDS encoding ABC transporter ATP-binding protein — protein: MSDAPLAFDGVTIRFGGRELLDGVTLSLPRGSVYALLGRNGAGKTSLVRCALGLRPADAGEVRLFGAEAVAGRARAMARIGVVPEEPDAPAEMTADALVHFCSRLYPAWDPAGVSNRLERLGVPRRVPFGRMSKGEKGSVLFALALGASPDLLVLDDPTLGLDLVARRELYEELVGELADRGTTVFLTTHDLAGIEGIATHVGILAGGRLVLDEDLETLKARFRRITYANDVTESRAEYGTELDLFDAARVRVRGWGVEAVVTNFDEERFERFRVQEGVRGASADSLPLEEIFLAIAGPRGEGRAAP